The Catellatospora citrea DNA segment GGCGGCACACGCCGGCGGTCCATTCTGTCCGGACGCGCCGTTCCCCACCCGCCTCGGCACGGCCGCGGCGACCGCGACGACTCAGCGCGCCAGCAGCGCGACGAAGTCGTCGACGAGCTTGACCTGCCGCTGCGGCGGGAACCGGGCCGGATCGAAGAGGGCCTGCACCACCAGGCCGTGCCCGAACCCGGCCGCGGTGGCCACGACATCGTCGGGGTCGGCGTCAGCGGGCAGCTGTCCCCGCCGAAGCGCCGCGTCGACGTGTGGGCGCAGCATGCCCCGCCACCGTTCATAACGGCGCAGCTCGGCCGCGGCCAGCTCGTCGTCGCCCAGCGCGGCGTCCCAGAAGCTGACCCACACCCTGTTGCGCGCGGCGCCCTCCGGCGTCAGCGGCATCACGTCCAGCAGCGCGGCCCGCAGGCCGGGCAGGCCTTCGCCCTCGGCCGGGAAGCGGTCGAGAACCTGGGTGTGCTCGTGCGCGACCTCCAGCGCATACCGCATGAGCGCCTTCTTGCTGGGGAAGTAATGCGTGAGCAGCCCGGTGGAGGCGCCCATGCGCGCGGCGACCGCCCGCAGGGTCAGTCCACCGAAGCCACCGGCCGCGAGCACCTCCCAGACCGCCTGCGACACGTCGCGGCGCCGGGCGTCATGGTCACCCCGTGCGGGCACCGCCACTCCCCTTCCGTCGGCTAAGCTGTGGCCAATATACATAACAAACGTTCGGTACGTGAACAGGAGCGCTCGTGCTGACCCACCCCCTCACCGGCACCGCCGAGATGCGTGCCCTGGAGCCTCACTACGCGGGGCAGTTCGCGGCTTTCATCGAGCGGCACCGCGAGCACCTCGCACCGTGGCTGCCCTGGGCCGCCACCCTCACCGACGAGCCGCAGACCCGAGCCTGGCTGCAGCGATACGCCGACGACGCCGCCCGCGACGGCGGCCGCATCTACGGGATCTGGCTCGACGGCGAGCTGGTCGGCGGCACGCTGTTCCGCACCTTCGACACCCGCTTCCGGACCGCCGAGATCGGGGTGTGGCTCGCTCCGCACGCCCAGGGGCGAGGTCTGATCACGCAGGCCGCCCAACACATGATCGCCTGGGCGGTGGACGAGCGCGGCATCAACCGCGTCGAGTGGCGCACCGTGCCCGGCAACACCCGCAGCATCGCCTGCGCCAAGCGGCTGGGCATGACCCTCGACGGCGTGCTGCGCGAAGCCTTCCCCTACCGCGGCGAGAACCACGACGCCCACGTCTACTCACTGCTCGCCGCCGAGTGGCGGGAGCGGGGCCGCCAGTAGGGTGCTGCCCGTGACGACACCCTTCGACGACTACGAGCGCCGCCTGTGGCAGGGCCGCGCCTCGGCGTACCGGCGCAGCTTCGCCACCCTGTGCGGGCACACCGCTCCCGCACTGCTCGACGCGGCCGGCGTCGGCGCGCGGACGCGGCTGCTGGACGTCGGCACCGGAACCGGCACCGTCGCGGCGCTCGCGGCGGCCCGTGGCGCACTGGTCACCGCGATCGACGCCGAGCAGAGCATGGTCGACGCGGCCCGCCGCCAGGCGCCCGCCGCCGACGTGCGCCTCGGCGTGCTGCCGGACCTGCCGCTCGACGATCACTGCTTCGACGTCACCGTGGGCAACTTCGTCGTCAACCACGTCGGCGACCCCGCCGCGGCAGCCGCGGAGCTGCGGCGGGTCACCCGCCCTGGCGGCCGGGTCGCGGTGAGCGTATGGCCCGCTCCCGCACCGCCGCTGCAGCAGCTCTGGGGCTCCCTGGCGGCAGCCTGCGAGCTGCGCCGCCCGGACTCCGCACCAACGGTCGCCGAGGAGCTGAACTTCACCCGCGACGAGGCCGGCCTGGCCGGCCTGCTGCGCGGTGCGGGGCTGGAGGAGGTCTCGGCGTACACCGTCACCTGGGTCCACCGGGCCGACCCCGAGGACTGGTGGGCCGGGCCCGCCAACGGCATGGGCGTGCTCGGCGCGATGCTGAGCGCCCTGAGCGGCGCCGAGATCGCCGCGGTCAAGGCGCAGTACGACCAGATCGTGGCGCCCCACCTGGACGGGAGCGGCCGGCTGGCGCTGCCCACCGCCGCGTTGATCGCCGCCGGCCAGGTGCCCTGACCAGCGCCGACACCGAGATCTCGGGCGCGCTCAAGGCGAACGCCGCAGCGCTGACCGCGAACGGGCTCGGTCCCGCGCCCTCGTCATGGCGACGGCGCGGGACCGAGGTTCGCGCGGAGGATCACTCGCAGGCGACGCCGTCGTTGTCGCTGTCCAGGTCGTAGATGTCCGAGCCGATCACCCTGATCGGACCGCGGACGTACTTGGGGCCGTTGCCGCTGCCGCCGGCGCAGTCGACATCCGAGGCGATCGGCACGCAGCCGCTGTAGTTCTTGTCGCACGACGAGGTGGCCGCCACCTTCGTGCCGACCAGGATCACCTCGGTGACCGGCTGCTTGACGACCTCGTCGCGGACCTGGACCCGGGAGGTCTCCACGCCGTCGGTCAGCGTCACCGTGTAGGTGATCTTCCTGGTTCCGTTCACGCCCTGGGTCTTCACCCGGGTCGTGCCCTTGGCCAGGGTGGAGTCGTTGACCCGCTTCACCCCGTGCGCGATCGTCTTGGTCTGCGTGACGGTGCGCTTCTCGACCACCGGCTGCACGGGGGTGGGCGAGGCCACCGGCTCCGCCGGGGTGGGCTCGACGAGCGCGGCCTCGGGGGACGGCGAGACGGTGAGGCCCTCCGCTGCCACACCCGCCGTCGCCGCCGCGCCGGACGGCACCGCGGCCGCCACGGGCCGGGTGGGCTCCGCGTCGGGCGATCCGCTGATCGCGCCGAGGAAGGCGGTGCCGCCGCAGCAGGCCAGGACGATGCTCACGAAGCCGATGCCGAGGAAGAGGCCGACCTTCTGCCCGGGGCCGAGGCCGGCCAGGAAGCCGGTCTTGGGGGCGGCGGGCCAGGGCGCCGGGTGGGGGTTGCCGGGGGTCTGATGCGTCATCGGGGCAGTGTGTCCCGGCAGGACTCATCGCGGTAAGCACATAACCGGTGACGCTTTGCCACTGCCGAGCAGATCTTCGCCACCGGCCGGCGGACCGTCCCGGCCACCCGGCATACCTTCCACGATCACATGGCGAGAAGTTGCGACCGCGTGCGCCGCAGCGCAGGTTTTCAGCCGACTCCCAGGTCGGACGAACGGTATGGAAATGAGCCCCGCCGGGGTAACCGGAGGGGCTGAGCACATCCGCCGTCCCGCTGGATAGCTTCGGCGCCCCCAGGCGTCTGTAGCTGTGGAAGAGGCCGGGCGAGAGGGTGGGTGTGGACGGGGAGACGCCACAGCGGTGTTCACGGAGTTCGCCACGGCGCGCACGCCGGCGCTGATCAGGGTGGCCTACCTGCTCACCGGTGACCAGCACGCCGCGGAGGACCTGGTCCAGTCGGCGCTCGCCAAGACGTACGCCCGATGGGGCTCGCTGCGGCACCGGGATCCCGAGGGCTACGTGCGCACCGTGATGTACCGGGAGCAGGTGAGCTGGTGGCGACGGCTCGGCCGGATCCGCGAATCGGTCGCGTCCACCCCGGCCGACGTGGCCGTGCCGGACCCGAGCACCCATACCGACCTGCGCGTGACGATGCGCGCCGCGCTGCGCCTGCTCTCCCCGGCACAGCGCACCGTCGTGGTGCTGCGCTACTACGAGGATCTGACGGAGACCCAGGTCGCCGACATCCTCGGCTGCTCGGTCGGCACCGTGCGCAGCCGGACATCCCGAGCCGTCAGCCGCCTGCGGGAAGTGCTGCCCGCCGCGGAACTCGTGTTGGAGACGACGCCATGAACAGTCCGTTCGAAACCCTCGTCCGCACCGCCCTGACCGAGGTCGCCGACGAGGCCTCGCCCGTGAACCTGACCCCCCGCGCCCTCGGCCTCGCCCGGCGCAGACGCCGCACCGCCGCGATCACGCTGGGCGCGGCCGCGGTCGCCGCCGTGCTGGTCGGCGCACCGCTCGCGATCAC contains these protein-coding regions:
- a CDS encoding SigE family RNA polymerase sigma factor is translated as MFTEFATARTPALIRVAYLLTGDQHAAEDLVQSALAKTYARWGSLRHRDPEGYVRTVMYREQVSWWRRLGRIRESVASTPADVAVPDPSTHTDLRVTMRAALRLLSPAQRTVVVLRYYEDLTETQVADILGCSVGTVRSRTSRAVSRLREVLPAAELVLETTP
- a CDS encoding TetR/AcrR family transcriptional regulator; the encoded protein is MPARGDHDARRRDVSQAVWEVLAAGGFGGLTLRAVAARMGASTGLLTHYFPSKKALMRYALEVAHEHTQVLDRFPAEGEGLPGLRAALLDVMPLTPEGAARNRVWVSFWDAALGDDELAAAELRRYERWRGMLRPHVDAALRRGQLPADADPDDVVATAAGFGHGLVVQALFDPARFPPQRQVKLVDDFVALLAR
- a CDS encoding GNAT family N-acetyltransferase — translated: MLTHPLTGTAEMRALEPHYAGQFAAFIERHREHLAPWLPWAATLTDEPQTRAWLQRYADDAARDGGRIYGIWLDGELVGGTLFRTFDTRFRTAEIGVWLAPHAQGRGLITQAAQHMIAWAVDERGINRVEWRTVPGNTRSIACAKRLGMTLDGVLREAFPYRGENHDAHVYSLLAAEWRERGRQ
- a CDS encoding G5 domain-containing protein; protein product: MTHQTPGNPHPAPWPAAPKTGFLAGLGPGQKVGLFLGIGFVSIVLACCGGTAFLGAISGSPDAEPTRPVAAAVPSGAAATAGVAAEGLTVSPSPEAALVEPTPAEPVASPTPVQPVVEKRTVTQTKTIAHGVKRVNDSTLAKGTTRVKTQGVNGTRKITYTVTLTDGVETSRVQVRDEVVKQPVTEVILVGTKVAATSSCDKNYSGCVPIASDVDCAGGSGNGPKYVRGPIRVIGSDIYDLDSDNDGVACE
- a CDS encoding class I SAM-dependent methyltransferase yields the protein MTTPFDDYERRLWQGRASAYRRSFATLCGHTAPALLDAAGVGARTRLLDVGTGTGTVAALAAARGALVTAIDAEQSMVDAARRQAPAADVRLGVLPDLPLDDHCFDVTVGNFVVNHVGDPAAAAAELRRVTRPGGRVAVSVWPAPAPPLQQLWGSLAAACELRRPDSAPTVAEELNFTRDEAGLAGLLRGAGLEEVSAYTVTWVHRADPEDWWAGPANGMGVLGAMLSALSGAEIAAVKAQYDQIVAPHLDGSGRLALPTAALIAAGQVP